In the genome of Fusarium poae strain DAOMC 252244 chromosome 1, whole genome shotgun sequence, the window AAATGGGCGCCGGCGCCTGGGCTTCTGGGTACAGAGAGTGCGACATTGTCGCTGTCCTTGGAAGGGACTTGAATATATGCAGGAGCCATGGCGATAGGCTATGGCTCATGAGCCTCGTCTCGAGGATGGTGAATATGTTGCGCGCCGATCCAGAAGTTGATGGatttttgttgttgaaggtTGTTAATACAGCGCAGAGCGGGAGACACGGCAGTTgggctaggtaggtaggtaggcctTCGGCTCACTCTCACGACTAGACTAGTTTGGTGGTTGGGTCGGTTGCTAATAATGGAATGAATGCTTCTCTAGCTTGATCGTCCAACCACAAGCATGTCGAGCCCGTATAATGAATTGAgtatcaagaagaagcgaaCAACAGCTCAATAGAACAAAATAAAGagaagagggaaaaaaagataaGGATGCTACAAAAAAGCTGAAAAGGGAAGTCGGAAGCACCTCGACCGGAAAGGTGGGAGTAGCAGCTGATACCAGTTGATAGTGAACGTGCCGCTAAGACCACGAAGACCTGCTTCAGTTGATTGATGAATACGTAGTAGGTAGGTGAATCGATGGTCTTTCGTATTCTGCTTGGCGTTTAGTCAGACGaaataaaggaaaagagaaaatgaaCTACCACTTGGGTacgagaaaataaaaatgaCACCAGTGCCAGAATAGAAGGGCATGACATGAGCAAGATTCCACAAGACGGCGTCTCAAGGCTTTATCTACCTTTCAAGGATATAATGATTCAGGGGGAAAAGAAACGGAAACACTCACTCTCTGTCATTTAGCGAGAGAAACACCTTGAAAACTTGCGCAAAACGAAAGGCATCGCATCCGCAACACTTCTTGGCTCGGCGGCTGCAACGGTCAGATTCCAGTTTGGGGTCGGTTTCCGGAGGCACCCAAGTCGGCAATTGCTGCTCTCGTTGGTGGGATTTCGAGAAAGCTGCGACTCATCAAGCACCAGAAATTCTTGCTTGCAAGGATGTTTCAGAAGGGTCCGAACAATGGAGATGAATAGGGTGCTGAAACCTGAGACACTGTCAGGATTAGCCTAGATGGATAGCTCAGGGGTGGATAACGCTCCGCTCTCAAAGAGGTCCGACTTTGTCTGTCACTTCAAAGGTAATCGAAGAAGTGAGATCCGTGCAAACACTGCATTGAGGCGTAAGTTGCTGATGCTTATACTTATTAGTCTCTGTTTCTATCCCTGCTTTCTTTCTCATCTTGCTCCGGATCAAGCCGTCAAAGGGTGACCAGCTGTAAAACAAGTCTCTTATCAGCTGGCCCTTCAGCTTCTAGACTAATGGCGCCTCTCGTGTCCTCAAAAGGTGCAAGTGTCGATCATATGAGGGACACACTACTATTAGCACATAGTTACTGTCCAACCAGCTTTCATCCTCAGAGCCCTATGTGAATAGTAGCATTTCAACAACTTCAGCTTGTCCTACTACGTACAACTGGCTATCAAATCTACCAAAGTCTCTTCAATTTGCTTGGGCTACCTATCCCAACCTCCGCATGGGCTTCTTGTCTATTTCTAGTATAGTCTCAGCCTCTGTTTTACACAGCCAGCCATGTCTTGCTATTCTGTGACCTGGTGACATGCATTGTAAGGTGCTGCGGTTGACATTCATTCGTTGCATCGAAACAGCAAAAAATCGTGTTGGGGTAATGCTAAAGACTTTGGTTGCAATGTTCTGACAACCCATCAGCACTCCAATGCTAGATCTCGTCAGCGGGATCCGTGGCTAAACTTAGATGTTTGCTGACGATATATCCTACACCAATTATCTTTGTGTTCTTTGGTGGCTGGACTAAGCAAGCATTGAGACTTCATAGGGCCTGTGGCTGTCAACAAACTTGCTCATTTAGAAACTTGCTCCATCGTTGGCATTTCTCAGGGATTGGTGAATAGTTCCTCATTTGTCTATACATAGTTCGTGTAAATAAATAATGAGCAGGTTATTGTGTTTCTTTTCTGACACAGTTGACAGGGTCAATGAATCAATCCATTGAAACAGCGTCAAAGCCAAGTTTGGCACAAGTGTCACAAGTTACGTACtgtattaatagttttaataaaatgGACATTGACATTTTATCAACAAGCAGAGTCATCCAGCCGAGCACTCAATGTCAATCATCAGGAGGATTACGATGTAAAGATACAGGGTAAGTATATTTGAAAGAATGTCACAAGTTGACCCCACAATGCCCCGCGCCCGACATATGCTGCCTGCTCCAGCCATAGCGAACTGCATGTAGGTAGCTCCAACAAACCCCATCTTAGACTACCTCTATCTTACTTTCTTTGACGACTTGTGATCGGCAATTCCACAACTTCCCTTCCACCTGTAGCAAGAACTTCAAGGTCATCACAGCCATCCCGCCCTGTTCGCTTCGCATCGTGACGTACTACGTACTTAGCTCGCTACATCCATCGAATCACCCCACGAGGCTGTAGCCTCAATCACGACTCATCATGGAACAGACAAAGGCTCTCAATGCGCTAGAGGTACTACTTCCAGTGAGAACGTATCATTGAAAGACTAACAATCAACGAAAGCCCTTCCTTGCTCTATCCAAGTCAGCAACCTCTCCTCGCGCCGCCGCCGACCTCGTCACCAGAGCTACATCAGCACCCAACACATTTCTCTTTAGCGAGCTCATCCAGACACCTGCCATCCAGAATCTCGCCGACTCCGAGTTTGCTTCACACCTCACCCTACTCAAGACCTTTGCCTTTGGGACATATACTTCTTACAAAAGCACACCGGGCCTGCCAGAGCTTGCAGAAGCACAGGCCACCAAACTGCGCCAACTCTCACTACTGTCTCTGGCCAGAGACCGACAAAATCTTTCGTATACAGCGCTACAGGGCTCATTGGACCTCCCAGGTTCCCGTGAGGTTGAGAATCTGGTCATCTCGGCGGTCTACGCTGGCCTACTCCATGCCACGCTTGACGCAGCTCGCGctactgtgcaagtctcaaGTGTTGCGCCCCTACGTGATCTCGCACCTGGAGCGATACCCGATATGACAGCCGCTCTCAAGACATGGTCTGATCGCTGTACCACCACCCTGAGCGGTGTCGAACTTCAAATTAAAGAGATCCGAACGACAGCAGCTGCGAGACAACGCGAACAGCGCGCTGCCGACGAAAAGCTGCAGCAGGCGGTGTCTGATCAGCAAGATGGAACTGGAGGACGCAAGTACGACCTACCAAACATGAGCCGGGACATGACAGCTAGAAGGGCCTTCAACAAGCGTTCTGTAATGGACGTGGGCAACTTGGTGGACAATGACAGCATGGACGTGGATGAGtcagaggaggagaagaaacGGGCGAGCAAGCGCAAGCTATGAAAACACAATGCATTACCCAAGTCCTGGGACTTGAGTGTCAGAACTCATAAATATCTATCACGAAGAACTACGACATAATAGATGACACGACGCCTTTTATTAGCCCCCGGAATCCCTAAACAATGCCGCGGACTCCCAGCCCTGTGGCAGCCCTATTGACCTGACATGGTCTGAAATGAAAGAAAAACGCATGGCTAGAAACGAAAACGATCAGTGGTCTGGACCGGGAATAGCTAAACTACAAATAACCCTCGATGAATAAACAGTAGATTTCCGTACGCCGATCCTCCAGAAAGCAACGCCCGTGCTCAATCAAGAGACTGGACTCAAATCGCCGCCTAATCAAAGGCTCCCTAATCATTACAGTCGTGAATATTGATATAATGTCCAAATTAGATCCCGCGGAAATGACTTCTTCGGATGCAAAGAAATCAGAGTGGCACAGTAATGGCCGGCATTAGTGACCGCGAAGTTGTACGAAGAAGAATGATACTCAAAGACGCTTTCCGGGAACGAGAATGAAGAGAACACAGAGTGCGGCATCGACGAGAAAAGTCACCGCCAAGACCATCAGGGCACGCTTAGCGATGAGCTTGCGGACGTAGGGCTCACGGATGCGAGAGAAGTTGAATGGAGTGTACTCGCTGTAACCAATCAGGGCCATGATAGGATCTAGTGAGTATTGATAAGACGCAAGGAAATAAACACCGATAGTGAATGGTAGGATGAGCTACTCAAGTCAGTGTGTGCTCAAAGGAATAGTATGATAAGGTACGTACCCAGCATCTGGTAGTTCGGGAATAGTCAAGGAAAATGAGTACAAATGAGGCCCAAAGAGCGGCAAACATGGAGATGAGTCCAAGGATGAGTCGCATGATGAGAGTAGGTGGGATGAGATTGCCAAGAGCCTTCATTCGGAGAAAACCTGGGAAGGCATCTCGCTCCATGGCCTGGAAAACATAGTCCTTGGCAACATCAAACACTTCAGGATCGTCACGGCCATACTCTTCAATGGCAGCAGTGACCTCCTGGGTGATGGAACCAGGGAGGGTGATTTCTCGTTCAGCACCAGGTAGAAGGAAAGTGTAGAGAATCTTCTCAGCTGAGGCTCGGATATCCTGTCGCGCAACAGTATGGGCAGGCGAGTTGGATTCGGTGGTGATATCGTGGGAGTTGCTGAACTGGGGGCTTGGTCGCATAGGCCCGGTAGCACTCTGGGGTGAATCGTGGCTTTGGTCCTCTCTAAGGAAAGCTGACATCTGTGCATCCTggttcttttccttctcagtTGCGTACATGGATGGGCCGGCAGCTCTGGGTTCCAAGTCGCCAATGTTTTCTAGAATAGCTGAAGATCGCTTGGACTGCGCCTCAGGAGTGCCAATAAGCACGGATCGTCGAAGTTCGCGAACATAATGTCGGCATAGTGACATGTGCTGGGCGACGTCGAGCCTGGTCATGTCAGACAAAATCCACATGAAACAAAGCTCGAAACAAACCTACCAAAAATCAAGGTAATCAACGGATCGCTGTTGATC includes:
- a CDS encoding hypothetical protein (BUSCO:54824at5125), whose protein sequence is MEQTKALNALEPFLALSKSATSPRAAADLVTRATSAPNTFLFSELIQTPAIQNLADSEFASHLTLLKTFAFGTYTSYKSTPGLPELAEAQATKLRQLSLLSLARDRQNLSYTALQGSLDLPGSREVENLVISAVYAGLLHATLDAARATVQVSSVAPLRDLAPGAIPDMTAALKTWSDRCTTTLSGVELQIKEIRTTAAARQREQRAADEKLQQAVSDQQDGTGGRKYDLPNMSRDMTARRAFNKRSVMDVGNLVDNDSMDVDESEEEKKRASKRKL
- a CDS encoding hypothetical protein (TransMembrane:3 (o252-276i283-302o337-358i)~BUSCO:32180at5125) — protein: MAEHEPVNPMASPSPQPDMTRNRLPTLFEVLSRRTLPPVDLFSFYIYMRDQQRSVDYLDFWLDVAQHMSLCRHYVRELRRSVLIGTPEAQSKRSSAILENIGDLEPRAAGPSMYATEKEKNQDAQMSAFLREDQSHDSPQSATGPMRPSPQFSNSHDITTESNSPAHTVARQDIRASAEKILYTFLLPGAEREITLPGSITQEVTAAIEEYGRDDPEVFDVAKDYVFQAMERDAFPGFLRMKALGNLIPPTLIMRLILGLISMFAALWASFVLIFLDYSRTTRCWLILPFTIGVYFLASYQYSLDPIMALIGYSEYTPFNFSRIREPYVRKLIAKRALMVLAVTFLVDAALCVLFILVPGKRL